Proteins from one Pontibacter korlensis genomic window:
- the hisA gene encoding 1-(5-phosphoribosyl)-5-[(5-phosphoribosylamino)methylideneamino]imidazole-4-carboxamide isomerase, producing the protein MMEIIPAIDIIGGQCVRLTEGDFDQQTTYDSNPVEVAKRFESHGIKRLHLVDLDGARARKPVNLAVLENIAANTNLTIDFGGGLQSDEAVKQAFDAGAAQITAGSIAVREPETVKSWLLKYGAEKIIIGADFKGNNIAISAWTEESKYPLQDFMSGYVKTGAKLFICTDVSKDGKLQGPSTNTYRHLKLTLPEAEVIASGGVTTVQDLEELQEIGVKGAIIGKAIYEGTIQLKDLERFVC; encoded by the coding sequence ATGATGGAGATAATTCCTGCGATAGATATTATTGGAGGCCAATGTGTACGCCTCACAGAAGGAGACTTCGACCAGCAAACCACCTACGACAGCAATCCTGTTGAGGTAGCTAAACGCTTCGAAAGCCATGGTATTAAGCGCCTGCACTTAGTGGATTTGGATGGAGCCAGGGCACGCAAGCCTGTTAACCTGGCGGTGCTGGAAAATATAGCGGCCAATACAAACCTTACAATTGACTTTGGTGGCGGGTTGCAATCTGATGAGGCTGTAAAACAAGCTTTTGATGCGGGTGCAGCTCAAATCACGGCGGGTAGTATAGCCGTTCGTGAGCCGGAGACAGTGAAAAGCTGGCTGCTGAAGTATGGTGCTGAAAAAATTATCATAGGCGCAGATTTTAAGGGCAACAACATTGCTATCAGTGCCTGGACCGAGGAGAGCAAATATCCGCTGCAGGATTTTATGTCCGGCTATGTGAAAACAGGTGCTAAATTGTTTATCTGTACGGATGTAAGCAAAGATGGAAAGCTACAGGGCCCTTCTACCAACACTTACCGTCACCTAAAGCTGACTTTGCCGGAAGCTGAAGTTATTGCCAGTGGAGGTGTTACGACCGTGCAGGACCTGGAGGAGCTACAGGAGATAGGAGTTAAAGGCGCCATCATAGGTAAAGCCATTTATGAGGGTACTATTCAGCTGAAAGACTTAGAACGATTCGTATGTTGA
- the hisH gene encoding imidazole glycerol phosphate synthase subunit HisH: MNLVIVDYKAGNVQSVMFALERLGVQATLSADAETIRAADKVIFPGVGEASSAMAQLKARNLEKLLPTLEQPFLGVCLGMQLLCQHSEEGDTDLLGIIPLPVKRFQTDLKVPHMGWNQLENLKSPLFEGMQEKEYVYYVHSYYVPESEYTIAQSAYPTPFSAALKYKNFYAAQFHPEKSGPAGSQLLKNFLAL, encoded by the coding sequence ATGAATTTAGTTATAGTTGATTACAAAGCTGGGAATGTGCAGTCTGTTATGTTTGCACTGGAGCGACTGGGGGTGCAGGCAACCCTGAGTGCCGATGCAGAAACCATCAGGGCTGCTGACAAAGTGATTTTCCCTGGAGTAGGTGAGGCCTCCTCGGCTATGGCACAGCTAAAAGCCCGCAACCTGGAGAAACTGCTGCCTACGCTGGAGCAGCCTTTCCTGGGGGTGTGCCTGGGCATGCAACTGCTTTGCCAGCATTCAGAAGAAGGTGATACTGACTTGCTCGGCATAATACCGCTGCCCGTAAAACGTTTCCAGACCGATCTAAAAGTGCCGCACATGGGCTGGAACCAGCTGGAGAACCTAAAGTCGCCACTTTTTGAAGGGATGCAGGAGAAGGAGTATGTGTACTATGTACACAGCTACTATGTGCCTGAAAGCGAGTATACCATTGCACAGTCTGCCTATCCTACGCCTTTCTCGGCAGCCTTAAAGTATAAGAATTTCTATGCGGCTCAGTTTCACCCGGAAAAGAGCGGACCAGCCGGATCACAATTACTGAAAAACTTTTTAGCCTTATGA
- the hisIE gene encoding bifunctional phosphoribosyl-AMP cyclohydrolase/phosphoribosyl-ATP diphosphatase HisIE — protein MELDFDKTGGLIPAVIQDNNTGQVLMLGYMNREALEKTEQEGLVTFFSRSKNRLWTKGETSGNTLEVISISGDCDADSLLIKVKPNGPTCHTGSTSCFGEEEKANRTAAIQFIAQLEQVIQERKANPAEGSYTNFLFEKGVNKIAQKVGEEAVETVIDAVAGELETMKGEAADLLYHLLVLLAATGLELKDVVAVLQDRHQKK, from the coding sequence GTGGAGCTAGATTTTGACAAAACAGGTGGGTTGATTCCTGCCGTTATACAGGATAATAATACAGGACAAGTGTTGATGCTGGGTTATATGAACCGGGAAGCACTCGAAAAAACAGAGCAGGAGGGGCTGGTCACCTTCTTCTCCCGTTCAAAAAACCGCCTCTGGACCAAAGGAGAAACTTCCGGTAATACTCTCGAAGTTATTAGTATCTCCGGCGATTGTGATGCGGACTCATTGCTCATCAAGGTAAAACCTAATGGACCAACTTGCCATACAGGCAGCACAAGCTGCTTTGGTGAGGAGGAAAAAGCTAACAGAACAGCAGCTATACAATTCATTGCGCAACTGGAGCAGGTGATTCAGGAGCGAAAAGCAAATCCTGCGGAAGGCTCTTATACAAACTTTCTTTTTGAAAAGGGGGTGAATAAAATAGCGCAGAAGGTAGGAGAGGAGGCTGTAGAAACAGTGATAGATGCTGTAGCTGGTGAACTGGAAACTATGAAGGGTGAGGCGGCAGATCTGCTTTATCACTTACTGGTACTTTTGGCAGCCACAGGGTTAGAGCTAAAAGATGTAGTAGCCGTATTGCAGGATCGACACCAGAAGAAGTAG
- the mgtE gene encoding magnesium transporter, with protein MNQLSTEINLKDLRHKHPNDIAETITELNAKERILAFLLLPGDMKAEVFTYFNHAVQEEILKELGSRETAAMLETMAPDDRTQIFENFPDLLIKESINFLSPEEKSIALNLLGYPEKSIARLMTPYYIQAKKGWTIKKALDNIKRYGKKAETLNHIYIVDKENKLIDDIRIGKLLMADDDQTIESLMDYEFVSLTTTMSREEAIEQFNKYDRAVMPVVSEAGVLVGIVTFDDIFDEIERRDTEDIQKFGGLEALELSYTETPLMTLVRKRASVLLILFLGEMLTASAMGFFEEEIAQAVVLALFIPLIISSGGNSGSQAATLIVRAMAIKELGVKDWWYVMRKEVLSGVLLGLILGAVGFLRIFVWQQAGFYDYGEYAMLIGLTVGFSLIGIVLWGTLSGSMIPFLLQKLGLDPATSSAPFVATLVDVTGLIIYFTIAASILRGTLL; from the coding sequence ATGAATCAACTAAGCACTGAAATAAACCTCAAGGATTTACGTCACAAGCACCCGAACGATATCGCAGAGACGATAACTGAGCTGAACGCGAAAGAGCGTATACTGGCGTTTCTATTGCTACCCGGCGATATGAAAGCAGAGGTGTTTACATACTTTAACCACGCGGTACAGGAGGAGATACTGAAAGAGCTTGGGTCCCGTGAGACGGCAGCTATGTTGGAGACCATGGCTCCAGACGACCGCACGCAGATTTTCGAGAACTTCCCGGATCTCCTCATCAAGGAATCTATCAACTTTCTCTCTCCAGAAGAAAAAAGCATTGCCCTAAATCTGCTGGGATACCCTGAGAAAAGTATAGCTCGCCTGATGACGCCGTACTACATACAGGCTAAAAAGGGCTGGACCATCAAGAAGGCACTTGACAACATTAAAAGGTATGGCAAAAAAGCAGAAACGCTGAATCATATTTATATAGTAGACAAGGAGAACAAGCTAATAGACGACATCCGGATCGGTAAACTATTGATGGCAGATGACGACCAGACGATAGAATCGCTGATGGACTATGAGTTTGTAAGCCTTACCACCACCATGAGCCGGGAAGAGGCCATTGAGCAGTTTAACAAGTATGATCGGGCTGTAATGCCGGTTGTTTCTGAAGCAGGCGTGCTAGTGGGTATAGTAACGTTCGACGACATTTTTGATGAAATCGAACGCCGGGATACCGAGGATATTCAAAAGTTCGGTGGTTTGGAGGCCTTGGAACTGTCTTATACCGAAACTCCGCTCATGACGCTGGTGCGCAAAAGGGCGAGTGTATTGCTCATACTCTTCCTGGGCGAGATGCTAACAGCCTCGGCTATGGGCTTTTTTGAGGAGGAGATTGCGCAGGCGGTGGTGCTAGCTCTGTTTATACCTCTCATTATCTCGAGTGGCGGTAATTCAGGCTCGCAGGCAGCTACGCTTATAGTACGGGCCATGGCCATTAAAGAGTTGGGGGTGAAGGATTGGTGGTATGTGATGCGAAAAGAGGTTCTGTCTGGGGTGTTGCTGGGGCTTATATTAGGTGCCGTAGGGTTCCTGCGTATTTTTGTATGGCAGCAGGCTGGATTCTACGACTATGGTGAGTACGCTATGCTCATAGGTCTTACTGTAGGCTTTTCGCTGATTGGTATTGTGCTTTGGGGTACGCTCTCCGGGTCAATGATCCCATTTCTGCTGCAAAAACTTGGCCTCGACCCCGCCACCTCATCGGCACCCTTTGTGGCTACACTGGTAGATGTAACAGGGCTCATTATCTACTTCACTATAGCGGCCAGTATATTGAGAGGTACATTGTTGTAG
- the hisF gene encoding imidazole glycerol phosphate synthase subunit HisF — translation MLTKRIIPCLDIKSGRCVKGVQFENIRDAGDPVELAKWYAAQGADELVFLDITATNEGRKTFAELVRDIARHIDIPFTVGGGISAVEDVEVLLQNGADKVSVNSSAIRNPQLVEELAKRFGSQCVTVAIDTKYTEASGWKVYARAGTVETEHATVDWAKQVVELGAGEILLTSMNNDGTKAGFALDITRDVAQAVPVPVIASGGAGNMEHFADAFLKANADAALAASLFHFRELGIPDLKQYLANQGIAMRI, via the coding sequence ATGTTGACCAAACGCATTATACCTTGCCTCGACATTAAAAGCGGCCGCTGTGTTAAAGGCGTACAGTTTGAGAATATCCGGGATGCAGGGGACCCTGTGGAACTGGCGAAATGGTATGCTGCACAAGGTGCCGATGAACTGGTTTTCTTGGATATTACAGCCACAAACGAAGGGCGTAAGACATTTGCCGAATTGGTGCGCGACATTGCGCGGCATATTGATATACCTTTTACAGTAGGCGGCGGCATTAGCGCAGTGGAAGATGTGGAGGTATTGTTGCAAAACGGAGCCGACAAGGTTTCGGTGAACTCCTCTGCCATTAGAAACCCTCAGTTGGTAGAAGAGCTGGCAAAGCGCTTCGGCAGCCAGTGCGTTACTGTAGCCATTGATACCAAGTATACCGAAGCCAGCGGCTGGAAAGTATATGCCCGTGCCGGTACAGTGGAAACAGAGCATGCCACAGTAGATTGGGCGAAGCAGGTAGTTGAACTGGGGGCCGGAGAAATTCTGCTGACAAGTATGAACAACGACGGTACCAAAGCTGGGTTTGCCCTGGATATTACCCGTGATGTGGCACAGGCAGTGCCAGTACCGGTTATTGCTTCGGGCGGTGCCGGAAATATGGAGCATTTTGCTGATGCATTCTTAAAGGCTAACGCTGATGCCGCTCTGGCTGCCAGCTTGTTTCACTTCCGCGAGCTTGGTATTCCGGACCTGAAGCAGTACTTGGCTAATCAGGGTATAGCAATGCGTATATAA
- the trpA gene encoding tryptophan synthase subunit alpha — MKNRIKSLFEQKQKGLLSVYFTAGFPKLDDTETIILELEKSGVDLIEVGMPFSDPLADGPTIQQSSTVALRNGMTIPKLFEQLQDIRQKTQIPLVLMGYLNPVMQYGVERFCQKAAEVGIDGIILPDLPLREYVDEYKEMFEKYNLSKVFLITPQTPEERIREIDSHTNGFIYMVSSASTTGKTIGLAEQSQAYFQRVAGMKLQNPGVIGFGIHDRETFASACNHASGAIIGSAFVKALQQEGSLQQNISSFIQSIKN; from the coding sequence ATGAAAAATAGAATCAAGAGCCTGTTTGAACAGAAGCAGAAAGGGCTTCTGTCGGTATATTTTACGGCAGGTTTTCCGAAACTCGACGATACAGAAACTATTATTCTGGAACTTGAAAAAAGCGGAGTGGACCTGATTGAGGTAGGCATGCCATTCTCTGATCCATTGGCTGACGGACCAACCATTCAGCAGAGCAGCACAGTGGCTCTTCGTAATGGTATGACTATTCCGAAGCTTTTCGAGCAACTGCAAGACATCCGTCAGAAAACACAGATACCGCTGGTGCTGATGGGTTATTTGAACCCAGTGATGCAGTATGGCGTGGAGCGCTTCTGCCAAAAAGCGGCCGAAGTGGGCATAGATGGTATCATTCTGCCGGATCTTCCGCTGCGCGAATACGTGGATGAGTATAAGGAGATGTTTGAGAAATATAACCTGAGCAAAGTTTTCCTTATCACGCCGCAAACTCCGGAAGAACGCATCCGTGAGATCGATAGCCACACCAACGGCTTTATTTACATGGTGTCTTCTGCCTCTACAACAGGTAAAACCATTGGTTTAGCAGAACAGAGCCAGGCCTACTTCCAACGCGTGGCAGGCATGAAACTGCAGAACCCGGGCGTCATCGGTTTTGGTATTCATGACCGCGAGACCTTTGCCTCGGCCTGTAACCATGCCAGTGGGGCCATTATCGGAAGTGCTTTTGTAAAAGCGCTTCAGCAGGAGGGAAGCCTGCAGCAAAACATTTCTTCATTTATCCAAAGCATCAAAAACTAA
- a CDS encoding bifunctional 3-deoxy-7-phosphoheptulonate synthase/chorismate mutase: MIIQLQQGIPAELKENILKQVKEIGYKANEVRTQEAHYLVAIGKKEFDIRQIGQLPGVADIHRVSEEYKLISRKWRVEPTRIDLGDGVTVGEGNFSIMAGPCSIESEAQIESVVAHLKENNVKIMRGGVFKPRSSPYAFRGLGLDGLKMFHRICRENGIKIITEVMQVSQIEEMIDYVDVFQVGARNSQNFNLLDSLGEAQKPVLLKRGISGTIEELLQAAEYIFSNGNEKIMLCERGIRGYEKAYRNILDLNAVPVLKEKTHLPVIVDPSHGIGLRDYVESMSLAAVMAGADGVIYETHQTPEKAFSDAQQTVDFQESERLIRRMRAAYELRESF; the protein is encoded by the coding sequence ATGATTATACAACTGCAGCAAGGGATTCCTGCGGAGCTGAAGGAGAACATCCTAAAGCAGGTAAAGGAAATAGGTTACAAAGCCAACGAAGTACGAACACAGGAGGCGCACTATCTGGTGGCCATCGGTAAAAAAGAATTTGATATCCGTCAGATCGGGCAGCTGCCGGGTGTTGCTGACATTCACCGCGTATCTGAAGAATATAAGCTGATTTCCCGCAAATGGCGTGTAGAGCCAACCCGTATTGACTTAGGCGATGGTGTAACTGTAGGCGAAGGAAACTTCAGTATTATGGCTGGACCTTGCTCTATAGAGAGCGAGGCGCAGATTGAGAGCGTGGTAGCGCACCTGAAGGAAAACAACGTGAAGATCATGCGTGGTGGCGTATTCAAACCGCGTAGCTCTCCTTATGCTTTCCGTGGACTTGGTCTGGATGGCCTGAAGATGTTCCACCGTATTTGCCGCGAGAATGGCATCAAAATCATCACGGAGGTAATGCAGGTATCTCAGATCGAGGAGATGATCGATTATGTAGATGTATTCCAGGTAGGAGCGCGTAACAGCCAGAACTTTAACCTGCTGGACTCATTGGGTGAGGCGCAGAAGCCAGTGCTGCTAAAGCGTGGTATATCTGGTACGATCGAAGAACTGCTGCAGGCGGCAGAGTACATTTTCTCTAATGGTAACGAGAAAATTATGCTTTGCGAACGTGGTATTCGTGGTTATGAAAAAGCCTACCGCAATATTTTGGACCTGAACGCAGTGCCGGTGCTGAAGGAGAAAACGCACCTGCCAGTCATTGTAGACCCATCACACGGTATTGGTCTGCGCGATTATGTAGAGAGCATGTCGTTGGCTGCGGTTATGGCTGGAGCAGATGGAGTGATCTATGAAACACATCAGACACCAGAGAAAGCTTTCTCTGATGCACAACAGACAGTCGACTTTCAGGAGTCGGAGCGCTTGATCCGCCGAATGCGAGCAGCTTATGAGCTGAGAGAGAGCTTTTAA